The genomic region CCGTCGCTGGAAACCACCGCATCCAGCGGCACCGTCAGCCCCGGGCTCTGGCCCAGCTCGAAGGTGCCGTGCGCGAACATGCCGGCCCACAGTCCGGGGCCGGCCGGCACATCCACATAGACCAGCGTGGTGCGCGTCTTGGTGTTTGCCGAAGGTGCCACCGCACGCACCCGGGCCGCCACCTTGCGACCATCGGCGGCATTCACCACGACAGCATCGCCCGCCTTCACCTTCATCAGATCGGCATCACCCAGCTCGGCCTGCCATTCCAGCCGTCCCTGCCGGATGAGCTTGAACAGCTCGGTGCCCGCTGCAGGCACGGATCCTTCGGTCGCCGTGCGCGACGAGATGACGCCATCGTCGGGTGCCCGCAGCTCGACGTTCTGCCAGTTCTGCCGGCGCGACGCCAGTGCAGCCTGAGCGGAACGCACCCGAGCCTGGGCCGAACGGTCGGCCGCGAAGTACTGGTCCGCCTGCTGCTTGCTCATGGAGTCCGTGCGCAACAGACGGCGGGCACGTTCGGCGTTGGCACGCGCCTCCACGGCATTGGCCTGCGCTTCCACCAGCGACGCCTTGGCCTGGGCCACATCCTCGGCCACGGTCCTGCCGTTGAAGCGCGCCAGCACCTGCCCCCGCTTCACCGTGTCCCCCACATCGACCAGCACCTCGGCCAGCGTCAACGAATTGGATTCGGACGCGATGCTGGCCTCCTGCCAGGCCACCACGTCACCATCGGCCACCACCTGCACCGGCAGAAGCTCGCGCTTCGGCGGGGCCACCGTCACCACCATGGCAGGCCGCACCTGGCTGGCATCACCCTCCGGAGCGGACGGTTGCTGCGATGACGATGCGCTCTTTCCGCCGGAAGGAGACCCGGACGACATGAGCAGGTCGGGCCGCATCAGCATCAGGCCTCCCACCACCAGCAGCACCAGCAGGCAGCCCCCCAGAAAGATACGCACAGAAGTCGACATATACAGCAACGAGAAGAAAGGATGAATGACGGCTGAAGCAGACCATACCGTGCCACAGGGGCACTTTCGGCAGCCCCGCCCGGACGACACCGCAACGGACCGATGGCGACAGCAGACGCCGCCCTGTCCGGCATGATCGGGCGCAACCTTCGAGTCTAACGGCAAACCCCTTTCACCGACCCGGCGCGGGCTATCACAATTTCGGGGGCAACCGTACAATGCCCCTTTGTGCTGGCGCCTTCTTTCTATCGTTCTTCCCGCCCCTTACAGGTTTCCCATGCCCGACTCTTCCACGGCCGGCGTGCAACGCCAGGCCCAGACCAAGCGCTCGCCCAAGCAACAGCAACCGTTGCAGCTGCCCAACGGCGAGACCCGCGTGCTGCTGCATTCGTGCTGCGCCCCCTGCTCGGGCGAACCCATGCAGAAGCTGGTGGATGCCGGCATCGACTTCACCATCTTCTTCTACAACCCCAACATCCACCCGGTGCGGGAATACGAGATCCGCAAGGAAGAGAACATCCGCTTCGCGCAGAAGCACGGCATCATCTTCATTGATGCCGACTATGACTCGGACAACTGGTTCACGCGGGTCAAGGGGCTGGAGCACGAGCCCGAGCGCGGCGAGCGCTGCACGGTCTGTTTCGACATGCGCTTCGAGCGCACCGCCCTCTATGCGCACGAGCATGGCTTTCGGGTGTTCACCAGCTCGCTGGGCATCTCGCGCTGGAAGGACATGAACCAGATCAACGGCTGCGGCCACCGCGCTGCCGCCCGCTATCCGGACATGGTCTACTGGGACTACAACTGGCGCAAGGGCGGCGGTTCAGCCCGGATGATCGAGATTTCCAAGGCCGAGCACTTCTATCAGCAGGAATACTGCGGCTGCGTGTATTCGCTGCGCGACACCAACCGCTACCGTGTCGAGCAGGGCCGCGAGCGCATCCAGATCGGCGAGCTGTACTACGGCCTGCCGCCGGGCGAGAAGCCCGACCTGGAGGCCGAACGCGCCGCGCTGGCCGACAAGCCCTCGGTCGTGCGCTCCGAACACGAACCGCCCACCCATAACTGATACCCCGACCATGTCCCAAACCCTCGAAGCCCTGGAATTCGTCACCGGCCCCGAACCGACAGCCTCCATCATCGTGCTGCACGGCCTGGGGGCCGATGGCAACGACTTCGTGCCGGTGGCCCAGATGCTGGACCTGGGCGTGCCTGTCCGGTTCATCTTCCCGCATGCGCCACAGATGCCCGTCACCATCAACAACGGCTATGTGATGCGTGCCTGGTACGACATCCTGGGCACCGATCTGGCGCGGCGCGAGGACGAGGCAGGGTTGCGCCGCTCACAGGCCGCCATCGAGGCCCTCATTGCCCGTGAAGTGGAACGCGGCATCCCGGCCGAGCGCATCGTGCTGATGGGCTTTTCGCAGGGCTGCGCCATGACGCTGATGACCGGCCTGCGCCATAAGCAGCGGCTGGCGGCACTGGTCGGGCTATCAGGCTACCTGCCACTGGCCGACAGCACGGCCTCCGAGCGCAGCGCCGACAACCAGAACACCCCCATCTTCATGGCCCACGGCCAGGACGATCCGGTCGTGGTCATCGAACGTGCCACGGCTTCGCGCGACCTGCTGCAGTCACTGGGCTACACGGTGGACTGGCATGAGTACCCGATGCCCCATTCGGTCTGCCCCGAGGAGATCGGCGACATCGCGGCCTTCCTGCGTCGTGTGCTTGTTTTGTAAAAAAACCGGTTGGTCCCTTGGTTTTCCCCAATCCTGACCAGACATGGGGTGATGAAGCTGGCACACTTGTCTGTCGGCTTGGCCGATTTCCGCCTGGGTGGAAGGCAGATGCCTCCACCGGTCGGAACCCCAGGAAGGCGCTTGGCGGCTTACGCAGGCGCATCTCCGACTTTCACAGACTCTTTGAGGAAACCAAGATGGCTGACGATATCACCGAAAAACTGGCTGCCCGCCTGGAAGAACTGGAGCGCGGCCTGAAAAAGAGCCGCCGGCAGTTCGGCCGTACCGCCGAGCGTTCGCGCGACCACCTGGAGCGTGAGTGGGATGCCCTGAAAGCCGACATCTCCGATCTGCTGGACAGCGACTCGCTGGCCGACCGCCCGGAAGTGCGTGCCGCGCTGAACCATGTGCGTGACTCCATCCAGCGCATGTCCGACGTGGCCTACGACACGGCCCAGGAAGTGCACCGCCGCGCCCGCGAAGGCGCTGCCCGTGTGGACGATTACGCCCACACCTCGCCGTGGCAGACGGCCGGCATGGCCGCCGCTGCAGGCCTGGTGATCGGCTTCCTGCTGTCGCGTCGCTGATCATCGCGCTTATGTAGCCGGGAAGCGCCTGAACGCACTTCCCGAGCCACTGCCCGCTGGCCGGTCTCTCCCTGCGACCGGCCAGCGGGTTCCCATTCCCAGCGCAGGCACCGCCGGCGCTTCATGGCCCTGTGCCTCCTCACACATGCTCGGCAAACTCCTCGAACCCCGCATCCGACGGATGAAGCGGACTGCCGCCGATCTGGTGGCAGGCCTGGACGACCGCAGCCGTCTGCTGGCGCTGGAACTCGGCACCGAATCCCGCTGGCTGGCCAAGCTGGTGGGCACAAGCCTGGCTGCTGGTGTCGTCGCCATCATCTGCCTGGTGTGGCTGATGGCCACCCTGGTGGCCCTGGCCTGGGACACCCCCTGGCGCCTGCATGCGCTGGGCATCGCCGCCGGCTTCTGGGTCATCCTCAGCCTGGCCTTGGTGCTGCGCATCCGCAGCCTGCTCAAAGGCCACCCCGAACCCTTCCCCCTCAGCCGTCAGGTGCTGGCCGATGATCTGCGCAGCCTGAAGGAAGACCTGGAACGTGAGCGTAATTCAGAATCATGAATGACGAACAACTGAACATGAGCCGTTCCAGCCGTACCGACGAAACCGCCGAGGACATCTTCGCGCGCATCCAGCGACGTCGCACACTGGCCATGAACGGCAACAACACCGAACGCGGTGCGCTGCGACAGGAAGGGGCGTCCAGCGAGGCACGCCCGGCCGCCTTGGCGGGTGAGTCGCTGGCTGACATCCTGCGTCGTGCCGCAGCCAAGGAAGCCGCAGCGCCTCATGGTGCAGGACCGGCGCATGGCCTGGGACATGACCAAACCGGCGCAGCAGACCGTGGCAGCAGCCCCCGGAGCGCTGAAGGCAGGGCCACCACTGGCACCACCGAACACACCGGAAGCAGCAGTAATTCTGCATTCAGTAATTTCAGGAGCAAAACAGCATCCGGGCCGCGCACTCGCCCGCCGGTGGACTACCCGTTGCTGGTGGATGAAGACGGCACGCCCATTGACGAGGATGCGCCCGACTTCCGGGACAACGGCCGGCCTCGTGACAGTTTTCCGCGCAGCAAGACAATGCAGGCGCTGCTGCGTTACCCCACGCTGACAACGGCCGTGGGGCTGGCCGTGGCCGTGCCCATGGCCACCCTGGTGCTGCGCACACCGGCCGCCCGGCAGACACTGCTGCGCATCGGCAAGTTTGCGGCGGAGCAGGAAGTGTGGAAGTACGTGCGCAAGCTCAGCAAGTAGAGCAAGCCGTCAGTCCAGATCCGGCAGCGCCTCGGTGCGGGTGCGGCGGGCATCCAGCGCCTGAACCTCGCGGCGCAGCCACCACAGCATCAGGAGGCCCGGCAGCGCCGCGGCCACCGTCATCAGGAAGAAGCTGGGCCAGCCCTGCTGCTCGACCACCACGCCGGCCACCGGCCCCACGTAGACACGGCCGATGGCCGCCAGCGCCGACAGCAGCGCGTACTGCGCAGCCGAAAACCGCCGGTCGGTCAGGGTCATGAGGAAGGCCACGAAGGCGGCCGTGCCCAGCCCCCCGCAGAGGTTCTCGATGCCGATGGCACCGGCCATCAGCAGGTAGCTCTTGGGCAGCACCGACAGCAGCCAGTAGCCCACGTTGGAGAACGCCTGCAGGATGCCGAAGAACATCAGCGACTGGTAGAGCGAGCGCGACGACAGCCAGGCCCCACCCAGCAGCGCGCCAACAATGGTGGCCAGAAGACCCAGCCCCTTGTTGATGGCACCGATCTCGGCCTGACTGAAACCTACACCGCGCAGCAGGAAGCTGGTGGACAGGCTGGCGGCAAAGGCATCGCCCAGCTTGTACAGCACGATGAGCAGCAGGAAGGCCAGCGCATGCGGCCGGGCAAAGAAGGCATCCCAGGGCGCCACGAAGGACGGAAAGCCCACGCGGCGCGCCACCAGCACGGCACCCACGCCGGTCAGCAGCATCACCAGGGTTTCGGCCAGCAACTGGCCCAGCGGCCCGGCCTGCAGCCACGCCAGCACCGGCCGGCTGGCCTGCGTGCACAGCCACCACAGCAGCGCACCGCCCAGCACCATGGCCACGAAACCCTTCAGCTCGGCCCCCGCGCCGCCACTGGCCTGCTGGGGCCGGGCAATGCGTGGGCTCCAGACCGTGGCCCCCATCAGCAGCAGCAGCATGACGCCCATGATGCGATAGGTGCCCGGCCAGCCCAGCCAGGTATCGGCCAGGATGAAGCTGCCGCCCCCCGAGACCAGCATGGCCAGGCGGTAGCCCAGCACCGAGACCGCGGCGCCGGCGCCCCGTTCCTCGGGCGAGAGCAGATCGGCCCGATAGGCATCGAAGACCACGTCCTGCGAGGCCGACAGCCACGCCACCACCACCGACAGCACGGCGATCAGATGGATATGGTGGGCCGGATCAAGCTGGGCCAGCCCCAGGCAGGCCAGCGCCATGGCCAGCTGAAACACCAGGATCCAGCCCCGCCGCCGCCCCAGCAGCCGGGGCTCGAAGCGATCGAGCAGCGGCGCCCAGACGAACTTGAAGGTATAGGGCAGCCCCACCAGCGCAAAGTAGCCGATGGTGTGCAGATCGATGCCATTGACCGTGAGCCACGCCTGCAGCGCCCCCGCCGTGAGCGCCAGCGGCAGCCCGCTGGAAAAGCCC from Lautropia mirabilis harbors:
- a CDS encoding efflux RND transporter periplasmic adaptor subunit — its product is MSTSVRIFLGGCLLVLLVVGGLMLMRPDLLMSSGSPSGGKSASSSQQPSAPEGDASQVRPAMVVTVAPPKRELLPVQVVADGDVVAWQEASIASESNSLTLAEVLVDVGDTVKRGQVLARFNGRTVAEDVAQAKASLVEAQANAVEARANAERARRLLRTDSMSKQQADQYFAADRSAQARVRSAQAALASRRQNWQNVELRAPDDGVISSRTATEGSVPAAGTELFKLIRQGRLEWQAELGDADLMKVKAGDAVVVNAADGRKVAARVRAVAPSANTKTRTTLVYVDVPAGPGLWAGMFAHGTFELGQSPGLTVPLDAVVSSDGFLYVYRLKPDNHVERVRVTTGRQAADRIEVMPARGEQLSESDRLVVEGAAFLSDADLVRVVSKPAVGEGASDGSSANSQSTGNDVGSGSTDVKADDAAGRAAPETTGRAPADKVSGSAAFGVRVSMRNTVWSAREAA
- a CDS encoding epoxyqueuosine reductase QueH; this encodes MPDSSTAGVQRQAQTKRSPKQQQPLQLPNGETRVLLHSCCAPCSGEPMQKLVDAGIDFTIFFYNPNIHPVREYEIRKEENIRFAQKHGIIFIDADYDSDNWFTRVKGLEHEPERGERCTVCFDMRFERTALYAHEHGFRVFTSSLGISRWKDMNQINGCGHRAAARYPDMVYWDYNWRKGGGSARMIEISKAEHFYQQEYCGCVYSLRDTNRYRVEQGRERIQIGELYYGLPPGEKPDLEAERAALADKPSVVRSEHEPPTHN
- a CDS encoding alpha/beta hydrolase, which gives rise to MSQTLEALEFVTGPEPTASIIVLHGLGADGNDFVPVAQMLDLGVPVRFIFPHAPQMPVTINNGYVMRAWYDILGTDLARREDEAGLRRSQAAIEALIAREVERGIPAERIVLMGFSQGCAMTLMTGLRHKQRLAALVGLSGYLPLADSTASERSADNQNTPIFMAHGQDDPVVVIERATASRDLLQSLGYTVDWHEYPMPHSVCPEEIGDIAAFLRRVLVL
- a CDS encoding DUF883 family protein; amino-acid sequence: MADDITEKLAARLEELERGLKKSRRQFGRTAERSRDHLEREWDALKADISDLLDSDSLADRPEVRAALNHVRDSIQRMSDVAYDTAQEVHRRAREGAARVDDYAHTSPWQTAGMAAAAGLVIGFLLSRR
- a CDS encoding phage holin family protein → MKRTAADLVAGLDDRSRLLALELGTESRWLAKLVGTSLAAGVVAIICLVWLMATLVALAWDTPWRLHALGIAAGFWVILSLALVLRIRSLLKGHPEPFPLSRQVLADDLRSLKEDLERERNSES
- a CDS encoding AmpG family muropeptide MFS transporter translates to MSDSPKPAPGLWQTYGQVFASRRIAAMLLLGFSSGLPLALTAGALQAWLTVNGIDLHTIGYFALVGLPYTFKFVWAPLLDRFEPRLLGRRRGWILVFQLAMALACLGLAQLDPAHHIHLIAVLSVVVAWLSASQDVVFDAYRADLLSPEERGAGAAVSVLGYRLAMLVSGGGSFILADTWLGWPGTYRIMGVMLLLLMGATVWSPRIARPQQASGGAGAELKGFVAMVLGGALLWWLCTQASRPVLAWLQAGPLGQLLAETLVMLLTGVGAVLVARRVGFPSFVAPWDAFFARPHALAFLLLIVLYKLGDAFAASLSTSFLLRGVGFSQAEIGAINKGLGLLATIVGALLGGAWLSSRSLYQSLMFFGILQAFSNVGYWLLSVLPKSYLLMAGAIGIENLCGGLGTAAFVAFLMTLTDRRFSAAQYALLSALAAIGRVYVGPVAGVVVEQQGWPSFFLMTVAAALPGLLMLWWLRREVQALDARRTRTEALPDLD